The Rhodopseudomonas palustris genome window below encodes:
- a CDS encoding glycosyltransferase family 4 protein has translation MKVLLYPHSMEVGGSQINALQLAGAVRDRGHQVIVASEPGPLMERVRNLALEHVELPLHRSRPSPRVSGILSDLVKRRGIDVIHGHEWPPIVEAFFGGTLRHCTPVVGTIMSMSVVPFLPRATHLTVGTELIRRSALASGYRNVDLLEPPVDTVADNPSIDGRDFRACLGIRPDEVVIAMICRLVPDLKLEGMLTACDAVRELARAGKPVRLVIVGDGRARDDVARRAASANADAGYEAVLLAGEMADASPAYAAADILVGQGGSALRGMAFAKPLVVVGEEGFSELLTPDSAPMFLQQGWYGLGAGTLGTGAPALHRALERLVGSPEIRSQLGSFGRRLVQSRFSLGRAAEIVEGIYVSAIQTPVSVRQLVPEALHVAAGVAGNRIRRRYLKWTGAGATDDQNQRQVIAAVFDTGSNGATPVGRPERQVA, from the coding sequence ATGAAGGTGCTTCTCTATCCACATTCCATGGAAGTGGGGGGATCACAGATCAATGCTCTTCAACTAGCCGGCGCGGTTCGCGACCGCGGCCACCAGGTCATCGTCGCATCCGAACCGGGGCCGCTGATGGAACGGGTGCGCAATCTGGCCCTCGAACACGTCGAACTGCCGCTGCATCGCAGCCGGCCGTCTCCGCGAGTGAGCGGCATCCTCAGCGATCTGGTCAAACGCCGCGGAATCGACGTCATCCACGGCCACGAATGGCCGCCGATCGTTGAAGCGTTCTTCGGGGGCACACTGCGGCATTGCACGCCCGTCGTCGGCACCATCATGTCGATGTCGGTGGTTCCGTTCCTGCCGCGCGCGACACATCTCACCGTGGGCACCGAGCTCATTCGCCGGTCGGCTCTCGCGTCCGGCTATCGGAACGTCGACCTGCTGGAGCCGCCGGTCGACACCGTGGCCGACAACCCCTCGATCGACGGCCGAGATTTTCGTGCGTGCCTCGGCATCCGGCCGGACGAAGTCGTCATTGCCATGATTTGCCGGCTGGTGCCGGATCTCAAGCTCGAGGGCATGCTGACCGCCTGCGACGCGGTTCGCGAGCTTGCCCGAGCCGGCAAACCGGTGCGGCTGGTGATCGTGGGCGACGGCCGGGCGCGCGACGACGTCGCCCGCCGCGCCGCCAGCGCCAATGCGGACGCCGGCTACGAAGCCGTGCTTCTGGCGGGTGAGATGGCCGACGCGAGCCCCGCCTATGCGGCTGCCGACATCCTTGTCGGGCAAGGCGGCTCGGCGCTGCGGGGGATGGCGTTCGCCAAGCCGCTCGTGGTGGTCGGCGAGGAAGGATTCAGTGAGTTGCTGACGCCCGACAGCGCGCCGATGTTTCTGCAGCAGGGCTGGTACGGTCTCGGCGCCGGTACGCTCGGGACGGGAGCGCCGGCGCTCCACCGGGCGCTGGAGCGGCTCGTCGGCTCACCCGAGATACGCAGCCAGCTCGGATCGTTTGGCCGTCGGTTGGTGCAGTCGCGCTTCAGCCTTGGCCGTGCCGCCGAAATCGTCGAAGGCATCTACGTCTCGGCCATTCAGACGCCGGTCTCCGTCAGGCAACTGGTCCCCGAAGCGCTGCATGTCGCGGCCGGCGTGGCCGGCAACCGGATCCGGCGAAGGTATCTCAAATGGACCGGAGCTGGTGCGACCGACGATCAGAACCAGCGGCAAGTCATCGCCGCGGTTTTCGACACCGGCAGCAACGGCGCGACGCCGGTCGGCAGGCCCGAGCGACAGGTCGCGTAG
- a CDS encoding DegT/DnrJ/EryC1/StrS family aminotransferase, whose product MTEALQRSEARSGQHQVPPSTEGVAKAASTAGRNGGLSRATIPIAKPYVGEAEADAARDAVLSGWLSQGPQVAAFEREFAAVVGAGYACAVSNCTTALHLALLAVGVGPGDEVITSSHSFIATANSIRYCGATPIFVDIDPATYNLDPERVAEAITGRTRAILTIHQMGMPCDLEALLGVANRHGIPVIEDAACAIGSRIAIDGDWEYVGRPRGAVACFSFHPRKVITTGEGGMLTTSDPEIDRKLRLWRQHGMNVPDTVRHSSPQVIFEDYVAVGFNYRMTDVQAAVGRKQLERLPDVVARRRAIASRYRELLGGLDGLTLPFEPEWARSNWQSYCVRLPDRVDQKTVMQNMLDQGIATRRGIMCSHREAPYASDERRHSLRQSELAQEHAILLPIYAQMTEDEQIRVAEALRAELERRRS is encoded by the coding sequence ATGACGGAAGCACTGCAGCGATCAGAGGCCAGAAGCGGGCAACATCAGGTCCCTCCGTCCACGGAAGGAGTGGCGAAAGCCGCGTCGACGGCGGGCCGGAACGGAGGACTGTCACGCGCCACGATCCCGATCGCCAAGCCGTACGTCGGTGAGGCGGAAGCCGACGCCGCGCGCGACGCCGTGCTGTCCGGCTGGCTGTCGCAGGGCCCGCAGGTCGCCGCTTTCGAGCGCGAATTCGCAGCGGTGGTCGGTGCCGGATATGCCTGCGCGGTGTCCAATTGCACGACCGCGCTGCATCTCGCGCTGCTCGCGGTGGGCGTCGGTCCCGGCGACGAGGTCATCACATCGAGTCACTCCTTCATCGCCACGGCGAACAGCATCCGCTATTGCGGCGCAACGCCGATCTTCGTCGACATCGATCCGGCGACCTATAACCTCGATCCGGAACGTGTCGCAGAGGCGATCACCGGGCGCACCCGAGCCATCCTGACCATCCATCAGATGGGGATGCCGTGCGATCTCGAAGCGCTCCTTGGAGTGGCCAACCGGCATGGAATTCCGGTGATCGAAGACGCCGCCTGCGCGATCGGCAGCCGGATCGCCATCGATGGCGACTGGGAGTATGTCGGCAGGCCGCGCGGAGCGGTCGCCTGCTTCTCGTTTCACCCCCGCAAGGTGATCACGACGGGTGAGGGCGGCATGCTCACGACGTCCGACCCGGAGATCGACCGCAAGCTGCGGCTGTGGCGTCAGCACGGCATGAATGTTCCCGATACGGTGCGGCACAGCTCGCCGCAGGTTATCTTCGAGGACTATGTGGCGGTCGGCTTCAACTATCGCATGACCGATGTGCAGGCCGCGGTCGGCCGCAAGCAGCTGGAGCGGCTGCCGGACGTGGTGGCGCGGCGACGTGCGATCGCGAGCCGGTACAGAGAACTGCTCGGCGGTCTCGACGGGCTGACGCTGCCGTTCGAGCCCGAATGGGCGCGCTCGAACTGGCAGAGCTATTGTGTGCGCCTGCCCGACAGGGTGGACCAGAAGACCGTCATGCAGAATATGCTCGATCAGGGGATCGCGACCCGTCGCGGCATCATGTGCTCGCACCGCGAGGCTCCCTACGCGAGCGATGAGCGTCGGCACAGTCTGCGCCAATCCGAACTCGCCCAGGAACACGCGATCCTGCTGCCGATCTACGCGCAGATGACCGAGGATGAACAGATCCGCGTCGCCGAGGCGCTGCGCGCGGAGCTGGAGCGGCGTCGATCCTGA
- a CDS encoding glycosyltransferase yields MIFVTVGTQGKFDRLIRTIDGWAGAHGRTDVFAQTGPSNYRSEHILTEQFIDPSEFRRRVEAASLVVSHAGMGSIITALELGTRVIVMPRLARLSEHRNDHQLATAKRFAEQGSIMVAFTEQELVDKLDQFQVLSETERLSAQASPSLISTIRTFIETGWASSAEGSSA; encoded by the coding sequence ATGATTTTCGTAACGGTCGGGACGCAGGGAAAGTTCGATCGGTTGATCCGGACGATCGACGGGTGGGCGGGCGCGCATGGACGAACCGACGTGTTCGCACAGACAGGTCCATCGAATTATCGCTCCGAACACATCCTTACGGAGCAGTTCATCGATCCGTCCGAATTCCGCCGACGGGTGGAGGCCGCCAGCCTGGTGGTTTCCCATGCCGGCATGGGCTCGATCATTACCGCGCTCGAGCTCGGAACACGCGTCATCGTCATGCCCCGGCTGGCGCGTCTCAGCGAGCATCGCAACGACCACCAGCTCGCCACCGCGAAACGGTTCGCGGAGCAAGGCAGCATCATGGTGGCCTTCACGGAGCAGGAGCTTGTCGACAAGCTGGATCAATTTCAGGTCTTGAGCGAAACCGAGCGGCTCAGCGCACAGGCGTCGCCGAGCCTGATATCGACCATTCGGACATTCATCGAAACCGGATGGGCTTCTTCGGCCGAAGGATCGTCGGCCTAG
- a CDS encoding UDP-N-acetylglucosamine--LPS N-acetylglucosamine transferase, which produces MVLNPILEKNTSADGSAPQSRGKRPKLLAVASGGGHWVQLMRIKHAFEDCEVTFVTVHESYRAQVPEHKFYFVNDANRWTKFALLKAARRMAWIVWTERPDIVISTGAAPGYLALRFGRLMGARTIWLDSIANAEQLSMSGDRIGRCADLWLTQWPHLARPNGPHYSGSVL; this is translated from the coding sequence ATGGTTCTGAATCCGATCCTTGAAAAGAACACATCAGCGGATGGCAGCGCGCCGCAATCGCGCGGCAAGCGGCCGAAGCTGCTTGCGGTCGCCTCGGGAGGCGGCCACTGGGTGCAGTTGATGCGTATAAAGCACGCCTTCGAAGATTGCGAGGTCACCTTCGTCACTGTGCACGAATCCTATCGGGCGCAGGTGCCCGAGCATAAGTTCTACTTCGTCAATGATGCCAATCGCTGGACGAAGTTCGCCCTGTTGAAGGCGGCCCGCCGCATGGCCTGGATCGTCTGGACGGAGAGGCCGGATATCGTGATCTCGACCGGTGCCGCTCCGGGATATCTGGCGCTGCGGTTCGGTCGGCTGATGGGCGCAAGGACGATCTGGCTGGATAGTATCGCCAATGCCGAGCAGCTCTCGATGTCGGGGGACCGGATCGGCCGTTGCGCCGACCTGTGGCTGACGCAGTGGCCGCATCTGGCGCGCCCCAATGGTCCTCATTACTCGGGGTCGGTGCTATGA
- a CDS encoding glycosyltransferase family 2 protein, whose protein sequence is MISIVVPAHNESSVIGRTLNQWIADPASDGISAVVVCNGCTDDTAMVARTFGPTVEVVETEIASKTHALNLGDQISGTFPRFYVDADIVISADAIRALAKRLERGDVLAVAPMADIDLAGCSWLIRKYYDIRARLPSSREGIGGSGVYALSEAGRRRFGPFPDVVADDTFVRLQFKPSERATLPDVVSKVFPPRTVPQLIAVRTRAHRGTFELARRFPELSTNNGESNNRSLVTLLAEPRLWLGLMIYCSINFVARRRATRSARDGAPRWQRDETSRAVPSADSAK, encoded by the coding sequence ATGATCTCGATTGTCGTTCCCGCTCACAACGAGAGTTCTGTGATCGGGCGGACGTTGAACCAATGGATCGCCGATCCCGCCTCCGACGGGATCAGCGCCGTTGTCGTTTGCAACGGCTGCACGGACGACACGGCAATGGTCGCCCGGACCTTCGGCCCGACGGTCGAGGTGGTCGAGACCGAGATCGCCAGCAAGACTCACGCGCTGAATCTCGGCGATCAGATCTCCGGCACATTCCCGCGATTCTATGTCGATGCGGACATCGTCATCTCCGCCGATGCCATTAGGGCCCTGGCAAAACGCCTCGAGCGAGGCGACGTGCTGGCGGTGGCGCCCATGGCGGATATCGACTTGGCGGGCTGTTCCTGGCTGATCCGCAAGTACTACGACATCCGCGCCCGGCTGCCCTCGTCGCGTGAAGGGATCGGCGGATCCGGCGTCTATGCGCTGTCGGAGGCGGGGCGGCGCAGGTTCGGTCCGTTCCCGGACGTTGTCGCGGACGACACCTTTGTCCGGCTTCAATTCAAACCGTCGGAGCGGGCGACGCTTCCCGACGTGGTCTCGAAAGTGTTTCCTCCACGCACCGTTCCGCAACTGATCGCGGTCAGGACGCGCGCCCACAGGGGGACGTTCGAACTCGCTCGGCGCTTTCCGGAGCTGAGCACCAACAACGGCGAGTCGAATAATCGATCCCTCGTGACGCTCCTTGCGGAGCCCCGCTTGTGGCTCGGCCTGATGATCTATTGCTCGATCAACTTCGTCGCACGGCGCCGGGCGACCAGGAGCGCGCGAGACGGAGCGCCGCGATGGCAGCGCGACGAGACCTCCCGTGCGGTGCCGTCCGCCGATTCCGCGAAGTGA
- a CDS encoding NAD-dependent epimerase/dehydratase family protein produces the protein MKGKRILVTGGAGFIGSHIIDQLCDEGCVEIVALDNMIRGRAENLRRALDRGPVRLMVGDIRDNKLLGSLVKSADIVFHQAALRITHCAAEPRLAKEVMVDATFDLLDLCVKYNIEKVIAASSASVYGMADEFPTTERQNPYDNRTLYGAAKAFNEGLLRAYNDMHGLDYVAFRYFNVYGDRMDIHGRYTEVLIRWMERLDAGLPPIIFGDGRQTMDFIHVRDVARANILGARAEATDEVFNVASETETSLAQLAAALASVMGHRSLAPEFAPERSINPVPRRLASTEKAERLLGFRATVQLEQGLADLVEWWRSERASLTAPRQHEAAVS, from the coding sequence CTGAAGGGAAAGCGAATTCTGGTCACCGGCGGAGCCGGGTTCATCGGATCGCATATCATCGACCAATTGTGCGACGAGGGCTGCGTCGAAATCGTCGCACTCGACAACATGATCAGAGGACGGGCGGAGAATCTTCGGCGGGCTCTCGATCGTGGACCGGTCAGGCTGATGGTGGGCGACATCCGGGACAACAAGCTGCTCGGCTCGCTCGTCAAGTCGGCGGATATCGTGTTTCATCAGGCCGCGCTGCGAATTACCCACTGCGCCGCCGAGCCTCGCCTTGCCAAGGAAGTCATGGTGGACGCGACCTTCGACCTGCTCGATCTGTGCGTCAAATACAACATCGAGAAGGTCATCGCCGCGTCCTCGGCGTCGGTGTACGGCATGGCCGACGAGTTCCCGACGACCGAGCGGCAGAATCCCTACGACAACAGGACGCTCTATGGCGCCGCGAAGGCCTTCAATGAAGGGCTGCTGCGGGCCTACAACGACATGCATGGGCTCGACTACGTCGCGTTCCGTTACTTCAACGTCTACGGCGACCGCATGGACATCCACGGTCGCTACACCGAGGTCCTGATCCGCTGGATGGAACGGCTCGACGCCGGGCTGCCGCCGATCATCTTCGGCGACGGCCGGCAGACTATGGATTTCATTCACGTCCGGGACGTCGCGCGGGCCAACATTCTCGGCGCCCGGGCAGAGGCCACAGACGAGGTGTTCAACGTTGCCAGCGAAACTGAAACCAGCCTCGCGCAACTCGCGGCGGCGCTGGCCTCGGTGATGGGCCATCGCAGCCTCGCACCCGAATTCGCTCCGGAGCGTTCGATCAATCCAGTGCCGCGCCGGCTGGCATCGACGGAGAAGGCGGAGCGGCTGCTCGGGTTTCGCGCCACGGTGCAGCTCGAACAGGGCCTGGCCGATCTGGTGGAATGGTGGCGGTCCGAGCGCGCGTCGCTCACTGCTCCGCGCCAGCACGAGGCTGCAGTCTCGTAA
- a CDS encoding DegT/DnrJ/EryC1/StrS family aminotransferase, whose product MVPFLDLKAQYRQIKPEVDAAISRAIESTQFVLGPEVSAFEKCFAEYCNVGHCLAVNSGTSALHLALVAAGVGPGDEVITVSMTFVATTAAVLYSGAKPVFVDVDPVTWTMDPAQVEAAITERTKAILPVHLHGLMADMDPIMEIARRRGLVVIEDAAQAHGAEYKGRRAGSIGDFGCFSFYPGKNLGAYGEGGAVVTNQPELAKRVALLRDWGQETKYNHVVSGYNYRMDGIQGAVLNVKMNYIEAWTEGRRAAAADYDRQLAKLECVRPQPPAHSRHVYHVYALCLPRRDETLSMLQQAGIGVGIHYPVPVHLQKAYADLGYRAGDLPVTEGLAKRFLSLPIYPELRPEHVAEVVEQLRKIRFVEAA is encoded by the coding sequence TTGGTACCTTTTCTGGATTTGAAAGCGCAGTATCGCCAGATCAAGCCCGAGGTCGACGCCGCGATCTCGCGTGCCATCGAGAGCACGCAGTTCGTGTTGGGACCCGAAGTGTCGGCGTTCGAGAAGTGCTTTGCCGAATACTGCAATGTCGGCCATTGTCTCGCGGTCAATAGCGGGACCTCTGCGCTGCATCTCGCTTTGGTCGCGGCCGGCGTCGGGCCCGGCGACGAAGTCATCACCGTCTCGATGACCTTCGTCGCGACCACCGCCGCCGTGCTCTACAGCGGCGCGAAGCCTGTCTTCGTCGATGTCGATCCTGTGACCTGGACGATGGACCCGGCCCAGGTCGAGGCCGCAATCACCGAGCGGACAAAGGCGATCCTGCCGGTGCATCTACATGGGCTGATGGCCGACATGGACCCGATCATGGAGATCGCGCGCCGCCGCGGCCTGGTCGTGATCGAGGATGCCGCGCAGGCGCATGGCGCCGAATACAAGGGACGGCGTGCGGGGTCGATCGGCGATTTCGGCTGCTTCAGCTTCTATCCGGGCAAGAACCTTGGCGCTTATGGCGAGGGCGGCGCGGTCGTCACCAATCAGCCCGAATTGGCCAAGCGGGTCGCGCTGCTGCGCGACTGGGGCCAGGAAACCAAATACAACCACGTCGTCTCCGGTTACAATTATCGGATGGACGGCATCCAGGGCGCGGTGCTGAACGTCAAGATGAACTACATCGAAGCCTGGACAGAAGGGCGCCGCGCGGCGGCGGCGGACTATGATCGCCAGCTCGCGAAGCTGGAATGTGTGCGCCCGCAGCCGCCCGCCCACAGCCGGCACGTCTATCATGTCTATGCGCTCTGCCTGCCGAGGCGCGACGAGACGCTGAGCATGCTGCAGCAAGCCGGCATCGGCGTGGGGATCCACTATCCCGTTCCCGTGCATCTGCAGAAAGCCTACGCCGATCTCGGCTATCGCGCCGGCGATCTGCCGGTTACCGAGGGGTTGGCCAAGCGCTTCCTGTCGCTTCCGATCTATCCGGAGCTGCGGCCCGAGCATGTGGCCGAAGTGGTCGAGCAACTTCGGAAGATTCGTTTCGTCGAGGCTGCGTAA
- a CDS encoding acyltransferase: MPIAKDVQLGRDVRIFHPDLVNLYGCSIGDETRLGTFVEIQAGASIGARCKISSHSFICEAVTIEDEVFVGHGVMFTNDKYPRATTADGQPQGPADWTVEPTRVGKRASIGSNATILCGISIGADAIVGAGAVVTKDVPAGAVVAGVPARILPASKAAPLIAAARRTA; encoded by the coding sequence ATGCCTATCGCAAAAGACGTGCAACTCGGTCGCGACGTGCGGATCTTCCATCCGGATCTCGTCAATCTCTATGGTTGCTCGATCGGCGACGAAACCAGGCTGGGAACGTTCGTCGAAATCCAGGCCGGAGCCAGCATCGGCGCCAGGTGCAAGATCTCGTCGCACAGTTTCATCTGCGAAGCCGTCACCATCGAGGACGAGGTGTTCGTCGGACACGGGGTGATGTTCACCAACGACAAATATCCGCGGGCCACGACGGCGGACGGGCAACCGCAAGGACCGGCCGACTGGACGGTCGAGCCGACGCGGGTCGGCAAGCGAGCCTCGATCGGGTCCAACGCGACCATCCTGTGCGGCATCAGCATCGGTGCCGACGCTATTGTCGGCGCGGGCGCGGTGGTGACGAAGGACGTTCCGGCCGGGGCCGTGGTGGCGGGGGTGCCCGCACGCATTCTGCCGGCATCCAAGGCGGCGCCGTTGATCGCGGCCGCGCGCCGCACCGCATAG
- a CDS encoding oligosaccharide flippase family protein, translating to MSAIERYASLLLFFVSTAVLSRLLTPAEFGTYAVVTAITSVFAASSQEFGGANYLIQKESLSEGDIRTAFTVTLGLSLGIGLGLYLLSDFAGRMSGSDDLKAGIAVAVLNFAIMPFSMTIVALLRRNMQFGVIAASNLSCNFTIVVVSIVLAVMGFSYLAPIWGMIAGSAVQAVHLVATRRDLRIFRPSLSGCAGIVRFGLYSSGVVLINVFYNSAPQLFLARILDFASAGLYSRAVNLTQVFDKLVTQVIGPVIMPAIFAQTSVGGDLKRIYLHAVALLTALHWPVLTVMAVMAKPIILVWLGPSWLEVVPLVQFLCVGSLSLFAASLTYPVLVAAGSVRDTLVSSLISLPPSLLVVFAASYAGVEAVAASALLTLPFQAAVAIHFISRHLELRWADIAHAIWKSGIVALCSGATAAIGVGLIGYGLIGPVAGILVAAAATAGAWFLALIAVKHPLLPELDASARLVLSVIGRFGGGVVRGAAARAGRNAV from the coding sequence ATGTCCGCGATCGAGCGCTACGCCAGCCTGCTGCTCTTCTTCGTCTCGACGGCCGTGCTGTCGAGACTGCTGACACCGGCAGAATTCGGGACCTACGCGGTCGTCACCGCGATCACCTCGGTGTTCGCGGCGTCGTCGCAAGAGTTCGGTGGCGCGAATTATCTGATCCAGAAGGAGTCCCTGTCGGAAGGCGATATCCGGACGGCGTTCACGGTCACGCTCGGCCTGTCGCTCGGCATCGGCCTGGGCCTGTACCTGCTGAGCGATTTCGCGGGAAGGATGTCGGGCTCGGACGACCTGAAGGCCGGCATCGCCGTCGCGGTTCTCAATTTTGCGATCATGCCGTTCTCGATGACGATCGTCGCGCTGCTTCGCCGCAACATGCAGTTCGGCGTCATCGCGGCGAGCAATCTCTCCTGCAATTTCACCATCGTGGTGGTTTCGATCGTGCTGGCGGTGATGGGCTTCAGCTATCTGGCCCCGATCTGGGGAATGATCGCCGGCAGCGCCGTGCAAGCGGTCCATCTCGTGGCCACCCGCCGCGACCTGCGAATCTTCCGGCCCTCGCTGTCCGGCTGTGCTGGAATCGTGCGTTTCGGCCTGTATTCGAGCGGTGTCGTCCTCATCAACGTCTTCTATAATTCGGCGCCGCAGCTGTTCCTCGCGCGTATCCTGGATTTCGCGTCTGCCGGCCTTTACAGCCGGGCCGTCAACCTCACCCAGGTGTTCGACAAGTTGGTGACGCAGGTGATCGGTCCGGTCATCATGCCGGCGATCTTTGCCCAGACCAGCGTGGGCGGAGACCTGAAGCGCATCTATCTGCACGCGGTCGCGCTGCTCACCGCTCTGCACTGGCCGGTCCTGACGGTGATGGCCGTCATGGCCAAGCCGATCATCCTGGTCTGGCTCGGACCCTCCTGGCTCGAAGTGGTGCCGCTGGTCCAATTCCTCTGCGTCGGGAGCCTGTCGCTGTTCGCCGCAAGCCTGACCTATCCTGTGCTGGTGGCCGCCGGCAGCGTGCGCGATACGCTGGTGTCGTCGTTGATTTCGCTGCCGCCGTCGCTGCTGGTGGTTTTCGCCGCGTCCTACGCCGGCGTGGAGGCGGTCGCCGCATCGGCATTGCTGACACTCCCCTTCCAGGCAGCCGTGGCCATTCACTTCATCAGTCGGCACCTGGAACTGCGCTGGGCCGATATCGCTCACGCGATATGGAAGAGCGGGATCGTCGCGCTGTGCAGCGGCGCAACCGCCGCGATCGGCGTCGGACTGATCGGATACGGGCTGATCGGCCCAGTCGCCGGCATTCTCGTAGCGGCTGCCGCCACGGCGGGGGCGTGGTTCCTCGCCCTGATCGCCGTGAAGCATCCGCTGCTGCCGGAGCTCGATGCGTCGGCCAGACTCGTTCTGTCCGTCATCGGCAGATTCGGCGGCGGCGTCGTTCGCGGTGCGGCAGCGCGGGCCGGCCGCAATGCTGTTTGA